One genomic window of Arachis stenosperma cultivar V10309 chromosome 10, arast.V10309.gnm1.PFL2, whole genome shotgun sequence includes the following:
- the LOC130955952 gene encoding lachrymatory-factor synthase, protein MAEESKASKWEGKSIVELQSTSANQTWPLLEDFFNLHNLIPIDTCYQVESVEGHPGPTRYCASAPKDDHVLWVKERLLAVDQGQRCFSYDVVDGNLGFKNYVGTIKVVPSSLEGCKIEWSFVCDPMESWSFKDLNSYIDSTLQFMAKKIELACSKASV, encoded by the coding sequence ATGGCAGAGGAGTCAAAGGCATCAAAATGGGAAGGCAAATCCATTGTTGAGCTTCAAAGCACAAGTGCAAATCAAACATGGCCTTTACTAGAGGATTTCTTCAACCTACACAACTTGATCCCAATAGACACTTGCTACCAAGTTGAGAGTGTTGAAGGCCACCCTGGCCCCACACGCTATTGTGCTTCCGCTCCTAAAGATGATCATGTGCTGTGGGTCAAAGAGAGGCTGCTTGCCGTTGACCAAGGTCAACGATGTTTCTCCTATGATGTTGTTGATGGCAACTTGGGCTTCAAGAACTATGTGGGCACAATCAAGGTTGTGCCTTCATCATTGGAAGGTTGCAAGATCGAGTGGAGCTTTGTGTGTGATCCAATGGAATCTTGGAGTTTCAAAGATCTCAATTCTTACATAGATTCCACTCTTCAGTTCATGGCCAAGAAGATTGAGCTTGCATGCTCCAAGGCAAGCGTCTGa